In Besnoitia besnoiti strain Bb-Ger1 chromosome I, whole genome shotgun sequence, the genomic window CCGGCAGTCGCGGCGGGTCAGGAGAGTCGCGGCCTCTGTAGGCCAGGCGAGCGGGAAGACTTGACGCCGGACGACCATCCAGTTCGGCTCGCTtgtgtgcagcagcagcggactGCGTCTGCAGGTCTCTCTAGGGAGGGCGTCAGTCTCCGTggagcgtctgcgctgcagcagcaccgaGATCTGGGCGTCTCGCCCGTCAACCTTTCGTCTCAGCCAGTTCCCAGTCACCGCGCTCGCCACGAGCCGCGCGCATCTTCGCAGAACGATGCAGGCACTGAACCGCCAGCCTCCTTCATTTCTTCagaggggcgcgggcgggggTCTGCGGCTGTGCCTCCAGCAGGTGGATGGCGAAGGAGCGAAGGAAGGGACTGGATCGAGTCGATGCGCGCGGAGCCCGAGAGCGCCGTTTCAGCAAGGTGGCAAGAAGACGGCAGAGGCCCGACGCTTCGCACTGTCGACACGTCTGCCGCTACTCGAACTCCTTCTTTGCGCCACGGGGCATGCTCGCACCCAGTGCCCACAACAGAGgaaccgcggcggcgagcggaagaCCTGGATGACCTGCACGCGGTTCtcgagcggcagcagcgagagctgGCAGAGCAGTTGCGCCTCCTGGATCTGATCGAGATGCAGCGGCTACAGAATGGCTCGTTGGAGCCGCCAAAGGGAGGCGTGCGGAGTTCGCATCCCGAGACTCCGGCTGGACGCCCGGCTTTGCAGATCGCACAGGCGGcaccgtctccgcctgccgaTGCACGAGTCTGGGAAGTCGATCTCGAAACCGTCCGCACACGCGTTCCGTGGGATGACCCCGCTGgccctcgcggctcttctcAAGTtgaggcgggggggcggcctGATCGAACCCGCGGGCTCCCTCCGCACGCGGACGACCGACAgacccgcggcgggggccttCCACCCGCGACCCGCGCAGAAACCGCGGAAGGAGGCCTCTCCGCAGCAGAGCAACACGAacagcgcctgcgggagcTGGAAGACGTTGTGTGGATGCTGACGGCAGCTGAGAGGAATCGCACCGGCGCGCCTTTGCATGCGTAACTCGTTTGCATGCGTCACTCGTGGACAGAATGCGCCTGCACAAAATCGTGTGGAACAACGAAACCTagcgggcggggggggggggggggggggggggaggggggaagggaTTAGGCTTAGGAGTCATGCGTGTAGCGCCCAGGGGTTTCTGTGTCTGAGTGGAGTGAGatggcgcgtgcgccgcacgcgaagcAACTTAGAGGGAGTGTCGGCGTTTTTGATTGGTGTGTCTTTTTGAGGGATCCTTGTAGAAAGCAACGCTTTTATATCTTGTTGACATGAAGAGGGGGGGTAAAAACCCTTTGCACTCTACCTCTACATACGTGCCACACCGACGCCTTGCACGCTtctcaggcgacgcgcggcggcgatcTCTGCGAGGCTACGTTCACTCACGCTTTGAGAAAGCATTCGAAGTGCACAGAGTCGACAGGGTCTCGGCGCAACCTTCAGATCGCACCGAACTGCATGTCGCTATCCTGCACACAATCACCTAtcgcgtcgcttccgcgaTCTGAGGGAAAGTCGCCACACTCGCAAGTTTGCGGTCTCGAGTGGAGCTGCGTGCACCGGCAGGAGGAGGGCAGTTTCAAATttttcgccgcctctgtccTGGCGGAAGCGGAACTCCAAGGTCGGTCCACCGCATTCGAAAGCACAGAGTTTGAGGAAACGATTGGTCGCGCGGACGAGGCGTCAGGCCTGCGCGACCGAAGAGTTCCTAACGCTGAACGCTGCACGGCTCGTGGTACGTCTAGAAGCGCGACCTCACTGAATGTGAAGATGTTCGCAGCCACGTGAAGGCGCCTGGGTTGACTCTCCGAAGCGCGCGTGTGGAGCGGATGCAGGTCACTGtttttctgcagcgcagcggagagactACGCGCGTCGCGACGTGTCGCTTTTCCAGACGTAGGGTTGATGCATTGATGGTAACACGATCGCGACGCGTGTTGGAGCCAGCATGAGAGAGTCGACAGTGCTTGGCCAGAAGCCACTGACAGTGAAAATCGAGCGAGGCAACTGCGGAACTTTTATTTAACGAGGCAGTCCAGAAGGCCTGTGGGGGCTCAACACACAGCCTCTCACGCCGACAGCTTAGCCGGGCGCCTCAGCGCTGAGAGCGCGAGTCACTCACGCGCCTGGCCTTGCATCGCTCGAGATGCAAGGTCAGGCGCCttcagctggcggcgccgctggctgCACAACGTGCGTGCGGCAAACACAACAGCATCCCAGAAAGAAAGGAAAGTTACGTTGTGGAGAATCCTGGCGCAGAGGGCACCCACAGGATCACTTTCCCCATGTGCGTCCCAGCGAAACGAACGTGACAtccccgcgctgccgccggctggCGCTCACGGGCTCTCTGTTTCGGCACCGCGCAGCAGCTAAACGAAGCTTCCGTCTCTCCGAGGCACGCCGTTTTACTCCTGAACAACGGCGATGAGGTCGTCGGCGCGGAAGACCTGCATTTCTTGCTCATCGATCACAACCTTCATGCCGCCGTACTCGGGAACGACGACGGTCTGACCCACCTGCGACGCAGTTCAGCAGTCCGCAGCGTCGACACACAGGCCGGTGAAAAAATTCAGCGCTTTTGGTGGCTGCCATAGTGTCTCGCTATCAACACGACGTGGAGCTCCGTCTCGATTCGCACTTCACAAGGGTCTATGCAGTGCACAGTGAAGTGGTAAGACCTCGAGATGCTTGAAACGAACACTGCGACAGCGCGACTGGGAGGGTTCTGTGGACAGTGAGGTCTCAACATTCCAACGGGAAACCCGCGGCAAACGACGCAAGAGCGACATCTCAAGTATCCAGCACCcctcgccccgccccccccccccccgcggcggtcgAGACACCACgccggcgagaagcagagaggtcCTTCGCTGCAGAGTCTGTGCGACCCGCCTCGCGTATCACTTCCACACAAAGAGGAGGCAGGTTTACCTGAACGCAAGGAGGGATGAGATCGCCAGTTTTCAAGTTGGGGCGGCCCTTGCCAACGGCCAGAACTTTCGCCATGTGGGCACTGACGTTCTTCTGGGCGGAGTCGGGAAGGAACAGACCGCTCTTTGTCTTGGTGGGCACTGCGATCTTCTGCACCAGGACCCGATCCAGAAGGGGAATGAACTTtgtcgcggcggacgcctgcacacgcgcacagaCAAATGCCAAGTAATTTCCACCAGAAGGCTCCCACGGGCGGTGCGTGGAGATCAGCGGAATCGGCTCGACGAGCGATTCCGGAAGTAAATGTTGTGAACACGGCGTTTGACGTATACGGCCCTGGGTGCGGGGCGCGGCAATCCGCGGGAATCGATCCTGTGTCAAGTCTCCGCACAAAGGAGTTGTGTAGCAAGCGGCGCTTCCTGCACCCGAGCTCATTCCCCCGTCGGAAGGAAAGCAACAGGTTGAGCAGCATTGACAGTTGCGGGAGCGGAAAAAAACTTGTCAACCGGTTTTCCAGGTTGCGCTATTGAAGGCGCACTCGCCTGCATCAGCCCCGCAGTGAAACAGCTTCAGTGCATGACCGGGAACGTGAAAGTAGGCACAGCCACAGCCCTATCCCGAtgtgaaaaaaaaaagataCGTAAAATATGTCTAAAAAGCAGCTGGAGGCTCTCACGCGTTCCAGTCttgccgcgaggcggagcagCACAACCTCGCGTCGCACTCTGTACGCATTCCATAGTTGACGGACGACAATTCGGTCACCCTCGGCGGAAGAAATCAAAGTCTCTAAAGCAGTAGAGAGCGTGATCCAAAAGCGAGTCTTTGTTTTCACTATGGCCGCGCGAAAAATGTGGGGCCCCTCGCCCAAGAGCACGCTAGACCTCTTCGGCCGAGAAAATATGGAGCAGCTCCCTCCCTTGTGAGGTCTTCGGAACTCACCATTTTCAAATAAGACAACACAGGGGTGTAGAGGTGTGTGGAGACGCAGTTGAGGCGGGTCGGACATCAAAGAAAGAAGCTACAGTTGTTTCTTGAATGTGCTCACAAGGCAGGAAGACATTAGTCTCTGTACATGCCGGCGCACATGCAGTCACACGGACAAGTCAAGCGCGAGAACGTGCAGCGCCATACCGCATGCGAGACCGCCGTCCCGTTGACGCAGTTTGCGCGAGCTTGTTGTTTTCCACGTAGTTTCACCACTGCTGCCCGCGGGAGATCGAAAAAGCAACCAGCGCACAGATAACAATACATAGATGTTGCCGGTGGGTGAGCGTGAATGCATCCCTTTTTCCGAATGCTGCTGCTCGAGGCGGTGAGCCGGAGACGACTTGGCTGGTAAGAATCTTCATGGATACGTAGGGTACGTGGCGTCTACGTTGACCGCCCTGTTTCCTCGGAGTTCACCTTGTCGCAGAAACCGCATGCATCACCTAGGGGCTGGCGAATATGAAAAGCGTGCCGCGCGGTCACGAGTTTGAACGATGCCGACATACGTGAAACCAAAAGGCACATGGAGGCTGAAATGGCTACATCTGACGTAACCGCACATGATTGTGTACCGAGACGTGCTCTCAGCAAGGGGCGACGGGGGGGAAGAGCGTAAAATCTCTGCAGAGCACGATATTATTCTTTTATACCAGATTGATGTTGCCAAGTTCGAGCGTATGTATGTTCAgaggctgcagctcctcagTAGCTAGACGGGACGGCGCCCACTGGCGACAATGGTCTGCAGACAGGCACCGTATTGCACCTTGCTGCTGCGGAAGTGTGCTCTGTACTTTGTCGCACACTAATGTGTCCTGCAGCAAGTCCACGCTGAACAAGTCGGTTCTTGCTAGGGTGATGCTATTGCAACACTGCAGAACTCCACAACGTTAGGAACCCGGCACTGTCCTGGCGAAGCATGTCGTTACAAGGGACTTACCCGTGGGCGCCTGATACGAAAGCAAAACATCGGATGTAGGGTGTGATACACTGTGCACGACGAACAGCGACAAAAATGTCCTCATCCTCCCACTGTCCCCAGAGTTTACCAAACGCCCCGTTCAACGCTCACGCGGCGTGTCAAAAGAGCAAAATGCCGTCACCTACTTCGCATGCGCCATTGCacagcggctggcggcgaatGCCCAGTGGCAACACACTCGTCTGAATATGCTCGAAGCcggtgcgcgcgcgcccaaCGGAAATCGGATTATTGCCACTTTTGTCTCTCAGGCGAAGACATGGCACATACGCGAGGAGCTACGACATCTGCCGGTTGGTCGTTGTGTGTCAGCTTGAGTTAAGGTGGACAGTCTACCGGATGCCGATGTACGCATCATGCTTCCGCTCAGAAGACAGAAAGTGCGTGCCTCGACCATACAGCGTTGACACTGCTCTTCTCTACCAGTGTAGCCAATACAACGCTCGTGCTCTGGCGAGCCTCTACCGTTCCTGGAGCTGCCGAAGAGACGATAACGAGAATCAGAAGGGGAACACGTAGGACTGGTACAGTGGAAGCAAGGTGTCGTTGTGTCAAGCTCGCAGCGCAAGAGGGCCTCGCATAAAGAAGCCTTATTGTACCCCGCGCCCAACCTTGGACAGAGCAAAGAAGCTTGCGTAAGTCCCACGGGGTAAGCACGCGCTACCGAGGAGGCTACCTATCCATGTCGGGCTTCTTGGTGGCTGAGGCAAGGCTAACGAGTGAGCCGTGATGCGGCATATGTGATGTGACGCGGACAGGCGTGACAGACTCCCTACTGAAGTTGCTTTACTTGACATGCGTTGCGCGGCACGCAGGTTGATGCGGACCAGGAATAATTCAACAGCTCTACCAGAGATTCCTTGCCGACCGTGACAGCAGTTGTCCAAGGCGGAGGCCTGGAGTGACTGCAAGCGGCGGTACAGCTATGTGAGACGGCAGTTGTCACTTGGCCCTTGAAAGGTGCCACATTCTTGTTACAGTGGGGCGCGTCGATCTTCTACAGCCATGGCGGGGAGCTCCAACGTCAAGTTGGGTTGTAGGTGGTTCCCGGACCTCTCAATCTAATTGTGAGGCTTCGGAGACGACGTCCTACGGACATGGTGGGATGGTCCTTCTGCTCGGAAGCCACCGAAGACGTGTCAGTCCAAACTAACGCAAATGTCAGCAGCATGGGGCTACTGCAGCAGGTGTGGCTCTCCTACGAAGGCAACGACGGCTAGAATAAGCATGCTTTCCGTGCCCTTCAGCTATTATGGGTACGTGCAGTGAAACGGAGTTGGGTTGCTGTAATCGGACGGCGGCGATACCGCCAAGCCAGAAATTGCGTTCTACCGCCATCGGCGTCGACCTTCTCCTTATTGCTTCAAGCTGTGTTGGTAACCGTTGCGGTGCTGCCGGGGAGCCATCCGACATAGTGTTCAGCTGTACCTTGCAAGCTGCCAGCTGGAAACAGTGCCTCCTCAACTACTCTTGCCTCTGCAAATTGGGTCGCACGACGAAGCGGGCAACCGCATCCCTCTCTTCGTGTCGCCACATAAACTGCTCTTTGAGTCCAACAGAAAACTCATGGTGCTACGTGCGTGTTCAGCTACCGGTATTGGCCTGCAAACGGAGTGAGGCAGCCGAAGCAGCCACGGTAGAACTGTACGCCGTAGTTTGTTGAACGGTTATGCCACATCGGATAACTTTCTCGTAGTTCCTGGAAAGAAGGCCGTTTGTTTCAACCAGCCAGCGGAGGCACTTGCGTCCTTTTTCGAGGAGTCGCTTTCCGCTACAAGAATGGCTTCCACGTTCATTGCCTTTGGACACGCATCGATGCGCCAATGCCTGTTTTGGGACAGCTGCATCTTTGCCGCAGGCCCCGCCGAGCAGCAAAGGACGCCAGGGTCTTTTCTTCGTGAGGACCCAGACAGAAATCCAGAAGTTCTTGCCATTCAGGGAGTAAATGCGTTCTACTAAGCAGAATTCAGCCTTGAGAAAGCACGGAATAGCTTTGTCTAGCAGACAACGTgcagcgctgg contains:
- a CDS encoding putative chaperonin (encoded by transcript BESB_000600) — its product is MSSGAGSAACYTTPLCGDLTQDRFPRIAAPRTQGRIRQTPCSQHLLPESLVEPIPLISTHRPWEPSGGNYLAFVCARVQASAATKFIPLLDRVLVQKIAVPTKTKSGLFLPDSAQKNVSAHMAKVLAVGKGRPNLKTGDLIPPCVQVGQTVVVPEYGGMKVVIDEQEMQVFRADDLIAVVQE